One genomic region from Thermus thermamylovorans encodes:
- a CDS encoding branched-chain amino acid ABC transporter permease has product MELLGKSLLLALPLGFLLYPLLRGRLPLAFPLALLLGGLLGALLHLLLSPGVLAYLVSFAVFAGVFALLSLGLNVHWGYTGLFNIGVAGFFALGAFTSALFTTAMPQGILALYSQQAFGLEQPFLVGVLAGGLVALLFALPVGLATLRLREDYLAIATIGFAELVRLVFQNERWLANGPEPLRGIPRPLYCLVQGPDCDWLPAFLAPLFAGLEPRDYPYVFLLLLSLALALGYLLLERALRSPWGRALRAVREDEASAQMLGKNTALLKLQAFAVGAFLMGVAGAFYAHYMVSIDYNHFQPLFATFLIWVMLILGGSGNNRGAILGAFVIWGVWTGTAFLTDLLSPLLQALSPDLPARGPYLRYLFIALLFILILLYRPRGLLGEEKVVSVLGRRE; this is encoded by the coding sequence ATGGAGCTCCTCGGCAAGAGCCTCCTCCTGGCCCTGCCCCTGGGCTTTCTCCTCTACCCCCTCCTCCGGGGGCGGCTCCCCCTGGCCTTCCCCCTGGCCCTCCTCCTGGGAGGGCTCCTGGGAGCCCTCCTCCACCTTCTCCTCTCCCCCGGGGTGCTGGCCTACCTGGTCTCCTTCGCGGTCTTCGCCGGGGTCTTCGCCCTCCTCAGCCTGGGGCTCAACGTCCACTGGGGGTACACGGGGCTTTTCAACATCGGGGTGGCGGGCTTCTTCGCCCTGGGGGCCTTCACCTCGGCCCTCTTCACCACCGCCATGCCCCAGGGGATCCTGGCCCTGTACAGCCAGCAGGCCTTCGGCCTGGAGCAGCCCTTTTTGGTGGGGGTCCTGGCGGGGGGGCTGGTGGCCCTCCTCTTCGCCCTCCCCGTGGGCCTCGCCACCTTGCGCCTCCGGGAGGACTACCTGGCCATCGCCACCATCGGCTTCGCCGAGCTGGTGCGCCTGGTCTTCCAGAACGAGCGCTGGCTGGCCAACGGCCCCGAGCCCCTGCGGGGCATCCCCCGGCCCCTTTACTGCCTGGTCCAGGGGCCGGACTGCGACTGGCTGCCGGCTTTCCTCGCCCCCCTCTTCGCCGGGCTGGAGCCCCGGGACTACCCCTACGTCTTCCTCCTCCTCCTCTCCTTGGCCCTGGCCCTGGGCTACCTCCTCCTGGAGCGGGCCCTCCGCTCCCCCTGGGGCCGGGCCCTCCGGGCGGTGCGGGAGGACGAGGCCTCGGCCCAGATGCTGGGGAAGAACACCGCCCTCCTCAAGCTCCAGGCCTTCGCCGTGGGGGCCTTCCTCATGGGGGTGGCGGGGGCCTTCTACGCCCACTACATGGTCTCCATCGACTACAACCACTTCCAGCCCCTCTTCGCCACCTTCCTCATCTGGGTGATGCTCATCCTGGGGGGAAGCGGCAACAACCGGGGGGCCATCCTGGGGGCCTTCGTCATCTGGGGGGTGTGGACGGGGACCGCCTTCCTCACCGACCTCCTAAGCCCCCTCCTCCAGGCCCTAAGCCCCGACCTCCCCGCCCGGGGGCCCTACCTGCGCTACCTCTTCATCGCCCTCCTCTTCATCCTCATCCTCCTCTACCGCCCCCGGGGGCTTCTGGGGGAGGAGAAGGTGGTCTCCGTCCTGGGAAGGCGGGAGTAG
- a CDS encoding branched-chain amino acid ABC transporter permease, with the protein LLALALLPLFPPVGPFSFGFEFLPALLFAFLFTGLAALLLDRLLYRPLRLRAAPAVILAMMAFAAAFLVRSLLYLLFGPDFAFYYTGRPRPAVDFLGVPVRPDQFFILGTSLLLVLLLHLLLTRTKLGKAMRATADNPELARASGIPTERVALWTWFLAGGLAGVAGTLLGLDAQLRPEMGWFVLLPLFAAVILGGIGNPYGALAGAVVIGVAQQVSSSFLNPAYGPGVAFVILILALFVRPEGLFSRR; encoded by the coding sequence CCTCCTGGCCCTGGCCCTCCTCCCCCTCTTCCCCCCGGTGGGGCCCTTCTCCTTCGGGTTCGAGTTCCTCCCCGCCCTCCTCTTCGCCTTCCTCTTCACCGGGCTGGCCGCCCTCCTCCTGGACCGGCTCCTCTACCGCCCCCTGCGCCTCCGGGCGGCCCCGGCGGTGATCCTGGCCATGATGGCCTTCGCCGCCGCCTTCCTGGTGCGCAGCCTCCTCTACCTCCTCTTCGGCCCCGACTTCGCCTTCTACTACACGGGCCGCCCCCGGCCCGCGGTGGACTTCCTGGGGGTGCCGGTGCGGCCCGACCAGTTCTTCATCCTGGGGACGAGCCTCCTTCTGGTCCTCCTCCTCCACCTCCTCCTCACCCGCACCAAGCTGGGCAAGGCCATGCGGGCCACCGCCGATAACCCGGAGCTGGCCCGGGCCTCGGGGATCCCCACGGAGCGGGTGGCCCTATGGACCTGGTTCCTGGCGGGGGGGCTTGCGGGGGTGGCGGGGACGCTTCTGGGCCTGGACGCCCAGCTCCGCCCCGAGATGGGCTGGTTCGTCCTCCTGCCCCTCTTCGCCGCGGTGATCCTCGGGGGGATCGGCAACCCCTATGGGGCCCTGGCGGGGGCGGTGGTGATCGGGGTAGCCCAGCAGGTCTCCTCCAGCTTCCTCAACCCGGCCTACGGGCCCGGGGTGGCCTTCGTCATCCTGATCCTGGCCCTCTTCGTGCGGCCCGAGGGCCTTTTCTCCCGGAGGTGA